One window from the genome of Carassius carassius chromosome 15, fCarCar2.1, whole genome shotgun sequence encodes:
- the si:dkey-11p23.7 gene encoding V-set and Ig domain-containing protein — MSAMDAHHFTKTLGLLVILYSAVIAKDDDGWLMKAPTEVRAMEGYPVVLPCSFSHPHHTHPSSMHVSWTLGHGRAATVLFRCTSLNNSQLCQSRPSQDQRYRLEGNHRNHDVSLRINSVTLNDNGRYYCRVEIPRHPHTSFENTLGTRLRVEAAPRILSLSAEGTEAGFKAVCHVQGSPLPDIQWIEPDGVQEGESSFPLSQDGTGQYRTSSQLLDVKPGRQYICTASNSLGKDQATLYLLPPSPERLTAKSSFSLLVLLLALALGIKLLLALGVGAWVIKRRFSIRASSVEH, encoded by the exons ATGTCTGCAATGGATGCACACCATTTTACTAAAACTCTTGGTCTGCTGGTGATCCTTTATTCTGCAG TTATAGCCAAAGACGATGATGGCTGGTTGATGAAAGCACCCACTGAGGTCCGGGCGATGGAGGGGTACCCAGTAGTGCTTCCCTGCTCTTTCAGCCACCCGCATCACACCCATCCCTCCTCCATGCATGTATCGTGGACCCTGGGCCACGGACGGGCCGCCACTGTGCTGTTCCGCTGCACAAGTCTGAACAACAGCCAGCTGTGCCAATCAAGGCCCAGCCAGGACCAGCGCTACCGCCTGGAGGGCAACCACCGAAACCATGACGTCTCACTCAGGATCAACAGCGTGACCTTGAATGATAACGGCCGCTATTACTGCCGTGTAGAGATACCGAGACATCCCCATACAAGCTTTGAGAACACACTTGGTACTCGTCTACGAGTGGAGG CTGCACCACGAATCCTCAGTTTGTCAGCCGAGGGGACTGAAGCTGGCTTCAAAGCCGTGTGTCATGTTCAGGGCTCCCCTCTTCCTGACATTCAGTGGATAGAACCAGATGGTGTTCAGGAGGGAGAGTCTTCATTCCCTCTTTCTCAGGACGGTACTGGACAATACCGCACTTCAAGTCAACTGCTGGACGTCAAACCTGGACGACAGTACATCTGTACCGCTTCAAACTCTTTGGGGAAGGACCAAGCCACACTTTACCTTTTGCCCCCCAGTCCAGAGAGGTTAACCGCAAAGAGCTCTTTCTCACTTCTTGTCCTGCTTCTTGCTCTGGCATTGGGTATCAAGCTGCTTTTGGCTCTGGGTGTGGGAGCTTGGGTGATCAAGAGGAGGTTTAGCATCAGAGCTAGCAGCGTGGAACACTGA
- the LOC132158764 gene encoding uncharacterized protein LOC132158764 — translation MLAVLLTILLFNQGLSLDNRGMSFITAFPENIAVYYGKTYNLFKITTLHPETTISVTYMANGIIKTNTSLTEGIVWTLNLTKLVEESQFMSSNKTFRITSDKNITVLSVTGWEGRFQSHIVQPEQNLGNVYLVPPLNYSNIAKSFNLMMTSDVRFLPFRLMIINAVDMVKRVTIKRVDEKGQSQEDTIMLNPYNLYQIQIDGLVRQINTEDKVAVILTHPCFDSNNCSCNMILNQLQPYVSNRNKDRFIMPPIFSARQLLVTTNEPFQVCQSCFTPETGNLVQTSSDILPLLQSFKNSISIISTTIQVSLRLISPGLILDLIPISKFSGCYLVDFNSSRNGALVIANTSSTDAVRMNDQKLPTNINWRVINGTGYSWALVEGGRMSTIWHPFARIGVYMIERLNSNNTYGSAATVINTDPDNGGCLLIPEIFVLGEDEMSWFKSREYCMENADQFARLNNESSQTKMTLNMTQREPTEGWISLRRSLFTTDWYWKNEDTFPPNVDFTYWENGQPDKPEKGLCASVSLDPSKNFKWKSARCCSKKKPVCYKRPKYFTLPDTF, via the exons GGCTTTCATTGGACAATCGTGGGATGAGTTTCATCACTGCATTCCCCGAGAATATTGCTGTTTATTATGGAAAGACCTATAACCTATTCAAAATCACTACCCTTCACCCAGAAACTACGATCAGTGTCACCTATATGGCCAACGGCATCATCAAAACCAACACAAGCCTCACTGAAGGAATCGTTTGGACTTTGAATTTGACAAAGCTTGTTGAAGAATCCCAGTTTATGTCTTCCAATAAGACGTTTCGAATCACcagtgataaaaacatcacagtgctTTCTGTGACTGGATGGGAGGGGAGATTCCAGTCTCACATTGTCCAGCCTGAACAAAATCTGGGAAATGTGTATCTTGTTCCCCCTCTGAATTACAGCAACATAGCCAAGTCCTTTAACCTCATGATGACATCAGATGTCAGATTCCTGCCTTTTAGGCTGATGATCATCAATGCAGTGGACATGGTCAAAAGAGTCACCATCAAACGGGTAGATGAAAAAGGTCAGAGCCAAGAAGATACTATAATGCTCAATCCTTACAATCTTTATCAGATTCAGATTGATGGGTTGGTGAGACAAATCAACACAGAGGACAAAGTGGCTGTGATTCTCACCCATCCGTGCTTTGACAGCAACAACTGCTCATGCAACATGATTCTGAACCAGCTCCAACCCTATGTGTCAAACAGAAATAAAGACAGATTCATCATGCCCCCCATCTTCAGCGCCAGACAGCTACTTGTGACAACAAATGAACCCTTCCAAGTTTGCCAGAGTTGTTTTACACCTGAAACTGGTAATTTGGTGCAAACTTCTTCAGACATCTTGCCATTATTACAGAGTTTTAAGAACAGCATTTCAATTATTTCTACCACCATCCAGGTTTCCCTCCGATTAATCAGTCCTGGACTTATTCTAGACCTCATTCCGATAAGCAAGTTCTCTGGCTGCTATCTGGTAGATTTTAATTCCTCACGCAATGGTGCCTTGGTTATTGCTAATACATCCAGCACTGATGCTGTGCGAATGAATGATCAGAAGTTGCCTACAAACATCAACTGGAGGGTTATAAATGGCACAGGGTACTCTTGGGCTCTAGTGGAGGGAGGAAGGATGAGCACAATCTGGCATCCTTTTGCAAGGATTGGTGTATATATGATAGAACGCTTGAACTCGAACAATACCTATGGGAGTGCAGCAACAGTTATAAATACAGACCCAG ATAATGGCGGCTGTCTGCTGATTCCGGAGATATTTGTACTTGGTGAAGATGAAATGAGCTGGTTCAAGTCTCGCGAGTACTGCATGGAAAATGCTGATCAGTTTGCCAGGCTCAACAATGAAAGCAGCCAGACTAAGATGACCTTAAACATGACACAGAGGGAACCCACGGAGGGCTGGATCAGTCTGCGGCGCAGCTTGTTCACAACTGACTGGTACTGGAAAAATGAGGACACTTTCCCACCTAACGTGGACTTCACTTACTGGGAGAATGGACAGCCTGACAAACCAGAGAAAGGCTTGTGCGCCTCGGTTTCCCTGGATCCCAGCAAGAACTTCAAGTGGAAGAGTGCACGCTGCTGTTCTAAAAAGAAGCCTGTTTGCTATAAAAGGCCAAAATACTTCACTTTACCAGATACGTTTTaa